From Pseudanabaena sp. PCC 6802, one genomic window encodes:
- a CDS encoding P-loop NTPase fold protein: protein MEEVLTEKSVIKELQEGLLTLGYDPGVIDGILGARTRNALIELQKASGVQVDESSNDLARPEIRELQRQLRKLGYDPVYIDGIFGPKTREALIKFQEAVGIEAKGILDANTLANLQEELSNSSDSRTRLKKQGSTQIYTLQTDKPWELRFDALVIPVGNSGGLGSFGQSMSKAINGSYLAGIIEEEIKKQSQTHIEPSKPILVQIPASLNSQLSKLQSFETTARSLICATVEEKGRKQHVSVANAAKAVAATISLAADRGISRLVIPLLGTGVNQLNKDKVAEETLDTIIRELDANSSKTGGIKEITIVDRENIIETLRVAANRFRQEYLGQSPNNDLPEGEDLLQIKNEVYALAEVLLMRTLEPPLAVGILGSWGSGKSYIMHLMRQKMTQIRSNSITTKEAWGESDCEDRYSSQKQTSPYVGHVYQITFDAWTYARSNLWASLMETIFFELNRQLTLEKQLGAVGIDPLRGGEIWKVLSDGLTDEERQTLIKNVLESEKLQEWEKIASDRSLSDQLWTTLEETRKRENETLKEKEEALKREQEKLIKRQNSLEIEIAFQVQSDPVVSILESNLKMLMGESFNQFQDEIKRLTGGEINHEDLLWAKSKITTLTLSKILTPGSLWKWANLNWKGLFLFTVFVLLSISFPLLLGVQNNIISSLLTAMPALLPATAIAKNLLNTWHKWHESIEKYLDDYENQVLEAREKRIREDPDLKLIEGKIKQLETQVEEQRQRVITANRGSLADFVNTKVESGLYGKKLGLMQQVKSDLASLAEQLTLPNKDRVPAARFNQKTEFLSKLFPRGPARVVLYIDDLDRCPPQRVVEVLEAIQLLVKLPLFVVVLAIDERYIARALEKVYQGVLSRKGNPSGIDYIEKIIQIPYRVRPVMRNVLQGYLKFLMQISEDASHDSNDIFKEDKDPSDHKTTAEVTDPRLPSLPVLPPDDIKPLPRKVLEFTKEEFDTVKQCCQQVELSPRTIKRLINVYKLFKIILFRSSQLQSLQEDKDARTVIVSFLVLSGRYPSLMRGIFDNLELALEEDQSQNKALIEYFPEERGFNGDTYLSREWRRLRHDAKIMGFGELRFQKLNVEIFNLVRSFCFIGDIGYDPDDFAQNKIPNH, encoded by the coding sequence ATGGAAGAAGTTCTAACCGAAAAATCAGTCATCAAGGAACTGCAAGAAGGACTGTTAACGCTTGGATACGATCCTGGTGTAATAGATGGTATTTTGGGAGCACGAACAAGGAATGCACTTATAGAATTACAAAAAGCTAGTGGAGTCCAGGTTGATGAGAGTTCTAACGATTTGGCTAGGCCAGAGATTCGTGAACTACAACGGCAGCTACGTAAGCTTGGATACGATCCTGTTTATATTGATGGTATTTTTGGACCAAAAACAAGAGAAGCACTAATAAAATTCCAAGAAGCAGTTGGCATTGAGGCAAAAGGTATTTTGGATGCTAATACACTTGCCAATCTTCAAGAAGAACTGTCGAATTCCTCTGACAGCAGAACGCGTCTAAAGAAACAAGGCAGTACTCAAATCTATACACTACAAACAGACAAACCTTGGGAGCTACGCTTCGATGCTTTAGTCATTCCGGTTGGCAATTCCGGAGGTTTGGGGAGCTTCGGTCAAAGTATGTCGAAAGCTATAAATGGTTCATACTTGGCAGGAATTATAGAGGAAGAGATTAAGAAACAGAGCCAAACTCATATTGAGCCAAGCAAACCAATTCTTGTGCAAATACCTGCAAGCCTCAATTCTCAGTTATCGAAACTCCAAAGTTTTGAGACTACTGCAAGATCCCTAATTTGTGCAACAGTTGAAGAGAAAGGCCGCAAACAGCATGTCAGTGTTGCTAATGCTGCCAAAGCAGTTGCTGCAACTATAAGTCTAGCAGCAGATCGAGGTATATCCCGTTTGGTAATTCCTCTTTTAGGGACTGGTGTCAATCAACTCAATAAGGACAAAGTTGCTGAGGAAACGCTGGATACAATCATTCGAGAACTTGACGCGAATTCCTCTAAAACGGGGGGGATTAAGGAAATCACAATTGTAGACAGAGAGAATATAATTGAGACTCTTAGGGTTGCTGCAAATCGATTTCGTCAAGAATATTTAGGTCAAAGTCCTAACAACGATCTGCCAGAGGGTGAAGATCTTCTCCAAATAAAAAATGAGGTTTATGCCTTAGCTGAGGTCCTGCTAATGCGTACTTTAGAACCACCCTTGGCAGTTGGAATTTTAGGCAGTTGGGGCAGTGGTAAGTCCTATATCATGCATCTCATGCGACAAAAAATGACCCAAATTCGTAGCAATAGTATTACCACTAAAGAGGCATGGGGAGAATCAGATTGCGAAGATCGATACTCATCTCAAAAGCAAACCTCACCGTATGTTGGACACGTCTACCAAATCACATTTGATGCGTGGACTTATGCTCGGTCAAACCTATGGGCAAGCTTAATGGAAACAATTTTCTTTGAGCTAAATCGTCAACTAACTCTGGAAAAGCAATTAGGTGCAGTAGGAATCGATCCTCTTAGAGGTGGTGAAATTTGGAAAGTACTTAGTGATGGATTAACTGATGAAGAACGGCAGACATTAATTAAAAACGTGCTAGAATCAGAAAAACTTCAAGAATGGGAAAAGATTGCTTCTGACCGTAGCTTGAGCGATCAGCTTTGGACAACTCTTGAAGAAACGAGAAAAAGGGAGAACGAGACCCTAAAAGAAAAAGAAGAGGCTTTAAAGAGGGAACAAGAGAAGCTAATAAAGAGGCAAAATAGTTTGGAAATAGAAATTGCTTTTCAGGTTCAATCCGACCCAGTAGTCAGTATCCTGGAATCTAATTTGAAGATGTTGATGGGAGAAAGTTTTAATCAGTTTCAGGACGAAATTAAGAGATTGACAGGAGGTGAAATTAATCACGAGGATTTATTGTGGGCAAAATCAAAAATTACAACGCTTACACTATCTAAAATACTAACCCCAGGTAGTCTTTGGAAATGGGCAAATCTAAATTGGAAGGGGCTTTTTCTTTTTACAGTGTTTGTTCTGCTATCAATAAGTTTCCCTTTGTTGTTGGGAGTACAGAATAATATAATTTCAAGTTTGCTAACTGCTATGCCAGCTCTGCTACCTGCAACAGCGATTGCAAAAAATTTATTAAACACCTGGCATAAGTGGCATGAATCGATAGAAAAATATCTGGATGATTATGAAAATCAAGTTCTTGAAGCTAGAGAAAAGCGAATTAGGGAAGATCCAGATCTCAAGCTGATTGAGGGCAAAATCAAACAATTGGAGACGCAAGTTGAAGAGCAACGACAGAGAGTCATTACTGCTAATAGAGGTTCGCTAGCAGATTTTGTTAACACTAAGGTTGAGTCAGGTCTTTATGGTAAGAAATTGGGCTTAATGCAGCAAGTGAAAAGCGATCTAGCTAGCCTGGCAGAGCAACTAACTCTCCCAAATAAAGATCGCGTGCCTGCGGCAAGGTTTAATCAAAAAACTGAATTCTTGAGCAAACTCTTTCCGCGAGGGCCAGCAAGGGTTGTACTTTACATTGATGATTTAGATCGCTGCCCACCTCAACGAGTTGTAGAGGTATTAGAGGCAATTCAATTACTGGTAAAGCTCCCTTTATTTGTAGTCGTTCTTGCTATTGATGAGCGCTATATTGCTAGAGCTTTGGAAAAGGTTTATCAGGGTGTTTTATCTCGCAAAGGCAATCCCTCAGGTATTGACTATATTGAGAAAATTATCCAAATCCCCTATCGAGTAAGACCAGTCATGCGTAACGTATTGCAAGGGTATCTTAAATTCTTAATGCAAATAAGCGAAGACGCATCCCATGATAGTAACGATATTTTTAAAGAGGATAAAGATCCTTCCGACCATAAAACTACTGCGGAGGTAACCGATCCGAGACTCCCTAGTTTACCTGTTCTACCTCCAGATGATATTAAGCCGCTACCACGAAAAGTTCTTGAATTCACTAAGGAAGAATTTGATACTGTAAAGCAATGCTGCCAGCAAGTTGAGCTTTCTCCAAGAACTATCAAACGGTTGATCAATGTATATAAACTTTTTAAAATAATTTTGTTTCGATCGAGCCAACTTCAGAGTTTGCAAGAAGATAAGGATGCTAGGACAGTAATTGTTTCTTTCTTGGTTTTATCAGGTCGATATCCAAGCTTGATGAGGGGTATATTTGATAATTTAGAGTTAGCCTTAGAGGAGGATCAATCACAAAACAAAGCGCTCATTGAATACTTCCCAGAAGAACGCGGGTTCAATGGTGATACTTATCTGTCGCGGGAGTGGAGAAGGCTGCGCCATGATGCAAAAATAATGGGATTTGGAGAGCTAAGATTCCAGAAACTTAATGTAGAAATCTTCAATTTAGTGAGATCTTTTTGTTTTATCGGTGATATTGGCTACGACCCAGATGACTTCGCTCAAAATAAGATACCAAACCATTAG
- a CDS encoding alpha/beta fold hydrolase, with protein sequence MLKITVGDLDINYQIQGKGPPLLMIIGLSFSLLDWGKKLPDRLAQNYQLILFDNRDAGQTSQSTRPYSITDMADDAAGLLDALKIPKAHVFGVSMGGAIAQQFALKYPDKLDKLILGCTMAGGSCSQYGDISGVMDGNLLELLFTPEFIKSDRAALEVFLKETAPFHSKGEALQRQLQAFATHNTCDTLPNIKATTLVLTGDRDIVIPPTNSNVLAAKIPKAKLEVIADAAHGFSYSHADTTAKLILDFLQ encoded by the coding sequence ATGCTTAAAATTACTGTTGGAGATCTCGATATCAACTACCAAATCCAGGGTAAAGGTCCACCGTTACTTATGATTATTGGGCTAAGTTTCAGTCTGCTCGACTGGGGCAAAAAACTCCCCGATCGCCTTGCTCAAAACTATCAACTGATCCTCTTCGATAACCGCGATGCAGGACAAACCAGTCAGTCTACACGCCCATATAGCATTACCGACATGGCAGATGATGCCGCAGGTTTGTTAGATGCTTTGAAAATTCCTAAGGCACATGTGTTTGGAGTCAGTATGGGTGGCGCGATCGCCCAGCAATTTGCCCTAAAATACCCTGACAAGCTAGATAAGCTCATCCTGGGCTGTACGATGGCAGGTGGCTCCTGTAGCCAATATGGGGATATCAGTGGAGTTATGGATGGGAACCTTTTAGAATTACTTTTCACACCAGAATTTATTAAGAGCGATCGCGCCGCACTTGAAGTCTTTCTCAAAGAAACAGCCCCATTTCATAGCAAGGGCGAAGCCTTACAACGGCAACTCCAAGCCTTTGCAACCCACAACACCTGTGATACCTTGCCCAACATTAAAGCCACTACACTTGTTCTTACAGGCGATCGGGATATAGTCATCCCTCCCACAAATAGCAATGTACTGGCTGCCAAAATTCCAAAAGCTAAATTGGAAGTCATTGCAGATGCCGCACATGGATTTTCCTATAGCCATGCAGATACAACGGCTAAACTAATTCTCGATTTTTTACAGTAA
- a CDS encoding type II toxin-antitoxin system ParD family antitoxin: MPVTLPPELEQFIQSQVASGKYASVDEVFLAGIKLLEERERLYQGRFEELRREVLVGVGEAEQGKLLEAEAVISELQEKLRQRRVQSDP, encoded by the coding sequence ATGCCAGTTACATTGCCACCAGAACTAGAGCAGTTTATCCAAAGTCAAGTCGCTAGCGGTAAGTATGCCTCTGTTGATGAGGTATTTTTAGCGGGTATTAAGCTATTAGAGGAACGAGAACGCCTTTATCAAGGGCGATTTGAAGAATTACGCCGTGAGGTTTTGGTTGGGGTCGGGGAAGCCGAGCAAGGCAAACTATTAGAGGCAGAAGCGGTAATAAGTGAGTTGCAAGAGAAATTGCGCCAACGCCGCGTTCAGAGCGATCCATGA
- a CDS encoding type II toxin-antitoxin system RelE/ParE family toxin, producing MSNSCRITPTASRDIESIMDYLAEKVSFEMAERFLQKITEKFKLLAKFPQIGRGRDELYLGLRSLPLEEYLIFYRLVPEGIEVMRVMPGYRDLGALFAETDEG from the coding sequence ATGAGCAATTCTTGTAGAATCACACCAACAGCAAGTCGAGACATAGAGAGTATTATGGACTATCTTGCTGAGAAGGTGAGTTTTGAGATGGCAGAGCGTTTTCTTCAGAAGATAACCGAGAAATTTAAATTGCTAGCCAAGTTTCCTCAAATAGGACGAGGGCGAGATGAATTATATCTCGGCTTGCGGAGTCTACCCTTGGAAGAATACCTCATCTTTTATCGTTTAGTGCCTGAGGGAATCGAGGTGATGCGAGTGATGCCTGGCTATCGCGATCTGGGTGCGCTATTTGCTGAAACTGATGAAGGCTAA